One uncultured Jannaschia sp. DNA segment encodes these proteins:
- a CDS encoding GNAT family N-acetyltransferase has product MTTVRPLGLADGPAWAALFREATRTHPAAFITTAAEAEALTEDAIAARMDGDLLGAFDGAHLIGFGSLVRTDRPSLRHRAELGPLYAASRHHGKGAGQALMDALVAHARAHDVAWLDLWVAEENARARAFYRRNGFSDVARRPDAVRGADGPETDILMTRCLEAWAGRG; this is encoded by the coding sequence GTGACGACGGTCCGACCGCTCGGACTGGCGGACGGACCGGCCTGGGCCGCGCTGTTCCGCGAGGCGACGCGCACCCATCCTGCGGCCTTTATCACCACGGCGGCAGAGGCCGAGGCGTTGACCGAAGACGCGATCGCGGCCCGGATGGATGGCGATCTGTTGGGCGCCTTCGACGGTGCGCATCTCATCGGGTTCGGCAGTCTCGTTCGCACGGACCGCCCGAGCCTGCGCCACCGCGCGGAACTGGGCCCGCTTTATGCCGCGTCGCGCCACCACGGAAAGGGTGCGGGGCAGGCGCTGATGGACGCGCTCGTGGCCCATGCCCGTGCGCATGATGTCGCATGGCTCGACCTCTGGGTCGCCGAGGAGAACGCCCGCGCGCGCGCCTTTTACCGGAGAAACGGATTCTCCGACGTCGCCCGCAGGCCGGACGCGGTCCGGGGCGCGGACGGGCCGGAGACCGACATCTTGATGACGCGCTGCCTTGAGGCCTGGGCAGGGCGAGGCTAG
- the hisD gene encoding histidinol dehydrogenase, with protein MPQFLDTTDADFDARFSALLTMKREDAPDVDDAVAAIIADVRTRGDAAVLELTARFDRLELTADRMRVSEAEIDAAVAEVSPEDRAALELASARIEAYHARQMPADESWTDETGATLGWRWGPVDAAGLYVPGGLASYPSSVLMNAVPARVAGVGRLVMCVPSPDGVLNPLVLLAARLSGVDEVYRIGGAQAVAAMAYGTATIAPVDKITGPGNAYVAAAKRRVFGRVGIDMIAGPSEILVIADGENDPDWIAVDLLSQAEHDESAQSILITDDAGFGRAVAAAVEARLETLERRAIAGASWRDFGAVVIVRDLDEAAALSNRIAPEHLELAVADPDALAARITHAGAIFLGAWTPEAVGDYIGGPNHVLPTARSARFSSGLSVMDFLKRTTLARMTPESLRAVGPAAVRLATSESLKAHALSVQARLDRLNRE; from the coding sequence ATGCCCCAATTCCTCGATACGACCGACGCCGACTTCGATGCCCGCTTCTCCGCGCTCCTGACCATGAAGCGCGAGGATGCACCCGACGTGGACGACGCGGTCGCGGCGATCATCGCGGACGTGCGGACGCGGGGCGACGCGGCGGTGCTGGAGCTGACGGCGCGCTTCGACCGGCTGGAGCTGACGGCGGACCGAATGCGCGTGTCGGAGGCCGAGATCGACGCCGCCGTGGCCGAGGTCTCGCCCGAGGATCGCGCGGCACTCGAGTTGGCGTCGGCGCGGATCGAGGCCTACCACGCACGCCAGATGCCCGCGGACGAGAGCTGGACCGACGAGACCGGCGCGACGCTCGGCTGGCGCTGGGGGCCGGTCGACGCGGCGGGGCTCTACGTGCCCGGCGGCCTCGCCTCCTACCCGTCGAGCGTGCTGATGAACGCGGTGCCCGCGCGGGTGGCCGGCGTGGGCCGGCTGGTGATGTGCGTGCCGAGCCCCGACGGCGTGCTGAACCCGCTGGTCCTCCTGGCGGCGCGGCTTTCGGGCGTGGACGAGGTCTACCGGATCGGCGGCGCGCAGGCGGTAGCGGCCATGGCCTATGGCACGGCGACGATCGCACCGGTCGACAAGATCACCGGGCCGGGCAATGCCTATGTCGCGGCCGCCAAACGGCGCGTCTTCGGACGCGTCGGGATCGACATGATCGCGGGGCCGTCAGAGATCCTGGTGATCGCGGATGGCGAGAACGATCCGGACTGGATCGCCGTCGACCTGCTCAGCCAGGCCGAGCACGACGAGAGCGCGCAGTCGATCCTGATCACGGATGACGCGGGCTTCGGACGGGCGGTCGCGGCGGCGGTCGAGGCCCGGCTGGAGACGTTGGAGCGGCGCGCGATCGCGGGCGCGTCCTGGCGCGATTTCGGGGCGGTGGTGATCGTGCGAGACCTCGACGAGGCCGCGGCGCTGTCGAACCGGATCGCGCCGGAGCACCTGGAGCTGGCGGTTGCGGACCCGGACGCGCTGGCCGCGCGGATTACCCATGCGGGCGCGATCTTCCTCGGGGCGTGGACGCCCGAAGCGGTCGGCGACTATATCGGCGGGCCGAACCACGTGCTGCCGACGGCGCGGTCGGCGCGCTTCTCTTCGGGGTTGTCGGTGATGGATTTCCTCAAGCGGACGACGCTGGCGCGGATGACGCCCGAGAGCCTGCGCGCGGTCGGGCCTGCCGCCGTGCGGCTCGCGACCTCCGAGAGCCTCAAGGCGCACGCGCTCTCGGTGCAGGCCCGGCTGGACCGTTTGAACCGCGAATAG
- a CDS encoding carnitine 3-dehydrogenase — translation MSRPVDRAGGQPPDPRGISGQRKKAAILGGGVIGGGWAARFLLNGWDVDVFDPGAGAAAALDEVLAGARRALPMLHDRSLPPDGRLTFRPTLAEAVAGAHWVQESVPERLELKHAVLTEACAHATGIVASSTSGFKPSDLNATGARAIVAHPFNPVYLLPLVELVGPDTAPAAAILRDIGMYPLEIGSEIDAHIADRLLEAVWREALWLVRDDIATTGQIDEAIRMGFGLRWAQMGLFETYRIAGGPAGMAHFLAQFGPALKWPWTKLMDVPDLDDALVAKIAAQSDAQSGHLEHRALERVRDDALVSILRGLRRRDQGAGAVVAAHDAALPPPEFPVTVARIVPVTWGDWNGHMNEGRYGQVFSDAADRVLEVAGAMPGDGDDWSFFTVETTIHYRAETRIGDAITVTTRVEAAEGKKLRLVHSMQRDGEILAECDQLLLHVDMESRRSTPMPDAMIGRFATLSGDPD, via the coding sequence ATGAGCCGCCCGGTTGACCGGGCCGGGGGCCAGCCCCCGGACCCCCGAGGTATTTCCGGCCAGAGGAAGAAGGCCGCCATCCTCGGCGGCGGCGTGATCGGCGGCGGCTGGGCCGCCCGGTTCCTCCTGAACGGCTGGGACGTGGATGTCTTCGACCCCGGCGCGGGTGCGGCCGCAGCGCTGGACGAGGTTCTCGCAGGGGCGCGCCGCGCGCTGCCGATGCTCCACGACCGGAGCCTGCCGCCCGATGGACGGCTGACGTTCCGCCCCACGCTGGCCGAGGCCGTGGCAGGCGCCCATTGGGTGCAGGAGAGCGTGCCCGAGCGGCTCGAGCTCAAGCACGCCGTCTTGACGGAGGCCTGCGCCCACGCCACCGGTATCGTCGCCTCCTCCACCTCGGGCTTCAAACCCTCGGACCTGAACGCGACCGGGGCCCGCGCCATCGTCGCCCACCCCTTCAATCCGGTCTATCTGCTGCCCTTGGTCGAGCTTGTCGGCCCCGACACCGCGCCCGCCGCCGCCATCCTGCGCGACATCGGCATGTATCCCCTCGAGATCGGCTCCGAGATCGACGCCCATATCGCCGACCGCCTGCTGGAGGCGGTCTGGCGCGAGGCGCTCTGGCTGGTGCGCGACGACATCGCCACGACCGGCCAGATCGACGAGGCGATCCGCATGGGCTTCGGCCTCCGCTGGGCGCAGATGGGGTTATTCGAGACCTATCGCATCGCGGGCGGGCCCGCCGGAATGGCGCATTTCCTCGCGCAGTTCGGCCCCGCGCTGAAATGGCCCTGGACCAAGCTGATGGACGTCCCCGATCTCGATGATGCGCTGGTCGCGAAGATCGCGGCACAGTCGGACGCGCAGTCCGGTCATCTCGAACACCGCGCGCTGGAACGGGTCCGCGACGATGCGCTGGTGTCGATCCTGCGCGGCCTTCGCCGCCGGGACCAGGGCGCGGGGGCCGTTGTCGCGGCGCATGACGCGGCCCTGCCCCCGCCCGAATTCCCGGTGACGGTCGCCCGCATCGTGCCCGTCACCTGGGGCGATTGGAACGGTCATATGAACGAGGGTCGCTACGGACAGGTCTTCTCGGATGCCGCCGACAGGGTGCTGGAGGTGGCAGGCGCGATGCCGGGCGACGGCGACGACTGGTCCTTCTTCACGGTCGAGACGACGATACACTACCGCGCCGAGACGCGGATCGGCGACGCGATCACCGTGACGACGCGGGTCGAGGCGGCGGAGGGCAAGAAGCTGAGACTTGTCCATTCCATGCAACGAGACGGCGAAATCCTCGCGGAATGCGATCAGCTCTTGCTCCATGTCGACATGGAGAGCCGCCGATCGACCCCGATGCCGGACGCGATGATCGGCCGGTTCGCGACTCTTTCTGGCGATCCTGACTAG
- a CDS encoding DUF2948 family protein gives MSDARFHDADGAPLRLWATDPEDLQIVAALCQDAVLPASEMRWSREARTLDLLLNRFRWEHGARTPERVRCVLRATDVRNVRGQGVVPGDPDTILSLLTVEWVPGPDACGALRLTFAGDGVIEAACDCLDVTLSDVTRPYAAPSGRTPSHDP, from the coding sequence ATGAGTGACGCGCGCTTCCACGATGCCGACGGCGCACCGCTGCGCCTCTGGGCGACCGATCCCGAGGATCTGCAGATCGTCGCGGCGCTGTGTCAGGACGCGGTCCTGCCCGCGTCGGAGATGCGCTGGTCGCGGGAGGCGCGGACACTCGACCTTCTCCTGAACCGGTTCCGGTGGGAGCATGGGGCACGAACGCCCGAACGGGTGCGGTGCGTGCTGCGTGCGACCGACGTGCGGAACGTCCGCGGGCAGGGGGTCGTGCCGGGCGATCCGGATACGATCCTGTCGCTTCTGACCGTGGAATGGGTGCCGGGTCCCGACGCCTGCGGTGCGTTGCGGCTGACCTTTGCGGGCGATGGCGTGATCGAAGCGGCCTGCGACTGCCTCGACGTGACGCTGTCCGACGTCACGCGGCCCTATGCCGCGCCGTCGGGCCGGACGCCCAGTCACGACCCGTGA